In Paroedura picta isolate Pp20150507F chromosome 6, Ppicta_v3.0, whole genome shotgun sequence, one genomic interval encodes:
- the CCDC138 gene encoding coiled-coil domain-containing protein 138 isoform X1 — protein MATPTELSRSVERWRRRYLAGEDCSLDTIQTKSKSRRELFSPGKMDSSLDDTISSLLINSSCSKNTFSGRKHNRKHFSDSSKNFINVGCEELGSQYDSNQSNIQPEFDRDSLDNNEVQRTGIYTETDVTLPSGLTVATCTECGGSGVVRETGNQALNRQSPMPSHFSQIYHELSVIYQKLQQENLTQQEYSLKLEQRERFLAEREALLWKHEAALTKIRGVEEEVHAKLQIIKEQHEAAIQQLSEALKEKTKENKRLKSSFDTLKELNDSLKKQLSDVSDQNKKIEAQSRKVQARLENMQRKHEFLIIQKSKETSHAAQEHKPTRPEKVTAMSKNCKVPLNVHIYDLLSVLMDWISDQHLSKLIYEDEKENICKPAGTLPSNRSYTQEKCIKILPLVAEQLQWMPFVNPNLHMHVVKFIYWAIRQLDGGTQYTTMISTMRRLGEDLFKGISPKGSQYVSSEHAADLKLKTATFFKSGSLPLRVVSTFIIIKTVTQADYLAQAFDTLCMDLKTDEGKALFLDYQAVPIILSHIKISSKGLLSNAIDSLLQMTTESRFLHLFLEACSNESFFRTCSVLLRNSKLDIQVLEKLSILLQKLSKIKRNKKMFELFTIHLMIQELQRTAHPKHAFLCINLNSILFNLGLTKGNPLANSLNTSQ, from the exons ATGGCGACCCCCACGGAGCTGAGTCGTTCGGTCGAGCGTTGGAGACGGCGCTACTtggctggggag GATTGTTCTTTGGACACAATACAAACCAAATCTAAAAGTAGAAGAGAACTCTTTTCTCCAG GTAAAATGGACAGCTCATTGGATGACACAATTTCATCTTTACTCATAAATTCCTCATGCTCAAAGAATACCTTCAGTGGTAGAAAGCATAATAGAAAACATTTTTCTGACTCATCAAAGAATTTTATAAACGTGGGTTG TGAAGAGTTGGGTTCCCAGTATGATTCAAACCAATCTAACATACAGCCAGAGTTTGACAGAGATTCTCTTGACAATAATGAAGTTCAAAGGACAGGTATATATACTGAAACAG ACGTTACTCTGCCATCTGGCTTGACAGTGGCCACATGCACTGAGTGTGGGGGTAGTGGAGTGGTAAGAGAGACTGGAAACCAAGCACTGAATAGACAAAGCCCAATGCCATCTCACTTCAGTCAAATTTATCACGAATTGTCTGTCATATATCAGAAACTACAG CAAGAAAATCTAACTCAGCAAGAATATTCTTTAAAACTTGAACAACGAGAACGCTTCTTAGCTGAACGAGAAGCCTTGCTTTGGaaacatgaagctgctttgaCTAAAATACGAGGAGTTGAGGAGGAAGTCCATGCAAAACTTCAAATTATAAAGGAG CAACATGAAGCAGCAATTCAACAGTTGTCTGAAGCCTTGaaggaaaaaacaaaggaaaacaagagGCTCAAATCATCATTTGACACTTTAAAGGAATTGAatgactctttaaaaaaacag TTAAGTGATGTAAGTGACCAAAATAAGAAGATAGAAGCCCAGTCTCGCAAAGTTCAAGCTCGTTTGGAGAATATGCAG AGAAAGCATGAATTTTTAATAATACAGAAGTCTAAAGAAACTTCTCATGCAGCCCAGGAACATAAACCTACCAGGCCAGAAAAAGTGACAGCAATGTCAAAAAATTGTAAG GTGCCACTTAATGTACACATCTACGATCTTTTGAGTGTGTTAATGGACTGGATCTCAGATCAACACCTCAGTAAGCTGATCTATGAAGATGAGAAAGAAAACATTTGTAAGCCAGCAGGCACACTTCCTTCCAACAGAAGCTACACACAGGAAAAATGCATCAAG ATCTTACCTCTAGTTGCTGAGCAGCTTCAGTGGATGCCCTTTGTGAATCCTAACTTGCACATGCATGtagttaaatttatttattgGGCTATCAGGCAATTAGATGGTGGGACACAG TATACAACAATGATATCAACAATGAGAAGATTGGGTGAGGACTTGTTCAAAGGCATTTCACCAAAAGGAAGTCAATATGTTTCTTCTGAACATGCTGCTGATCTTAAACTTAAAACAGCAACTTTCTTTAAGAGTGGAAGTTTACCATTAAGAGTTGTGTCAACTTTTATTATAATCAAAACAGTGACGCAGG CTGATTACTTGGCTCAAGCCTTTGACACACTTTGCATGGATCTGAAGACAGATGAAGGAAAGGCCTTGTTTCTGGACTATCAAGCAGTACCTATTATACTGAGCCACATAAAAATATCAAGTAAAGGTCTGCTCTCCAATGCCATTGACAGTTTACTGCAGATGACAACAGAATCCA GGTTTCTGCACCTGTTCCTAGAAGCGTGCAGCAATGAGTCCTTTTTCCGTACTTGTTCAGTGCTACTTCGAAACTCTAAATTAGATATACAGGTTCTGGAAAAACTCAGCATTCTCCTGCAAAAGCTCTCAAAAATTAA GAGGAATAAGAAGATGTTTGAACTGTTTACTATTCACCTGATGATTCAAGAACTACAGAGGACAGCCCATCCCAAGCATGCTTTTTTATGCATTAACCTCAACTCTATTCTCTTTAATTTGGGTTTGACAAAAGGCAACCCTCTTGCCAACAGTCTAAATACAAGTCAGTAA
- the CCDC138 gene encoding coiled-coil domain-containing protein 138 isoform X2, protein MDSSLDDTISSLLINSSCSKNTFSGRKHNRKHFSDSSKNFINVGCEELGSQYDSNQSNIQPEFDRDSLDNNEVQRTGIYTETDVTLPSGLTVATCTECGGSGVVRETGNQALNRQSPMPSHFSQIYHELSVIYQKLQQENLTQQEYSLKLEQRERFLAEREALLWKHEAALTKIRGVEEEVHAKLQIIKEQHEAAIQQLSEALKEKTKENKRLKSSFDTLKELNDSLKKQLSDVSDQNKKIEAQSRKVQARLENMQRKHEFLIIQKSKETSHAAQEHKPTRPEKVTAMSKNCKVPLNVHIYDLLSVLMDWISDQHLSKLIYEDEKENICKPAGTLPSNRSYTQEKCIKILPLVAEQLQWMPFVNPNLHMHVVKFIYWAIRQLDGGTQYTTMISTMRRLGEDLFKGISPKGSQYVSSEHAADLKLKTATFFKSGSLPLRVVSTFIIIKTVTQADYLAQAFDTLCMDLKTDEGKALFLDYQAVPIILSHIKISSKGLLSNAIDSLLQMTTESRFLHLFLEACSNESFFRTCSVLLRNSKLDIQVLEKLSILLQKLSKIKRNKKMFELFTIHLMIQELQRTAHPKHAFLCINLNSILFNLGLTKGNPLANSLNTSQ, encoded by the exons ATGGACAGCTCATTGGATGACACAATTTCATCTTTACTCATAAATTCCTCATGCTCAAAGAATACCTTCAGTGGTAGAAAGCATAATAGAAAACATTTTTCTGACTCATCAAAGAATTTTATAAACGTGGGTTG TGAAGAGTTGGGTTCCCAGTATGATTCAAACCAATCTAACATACAGCCAGAGTTTGACAGAGATTCTCTTGACAATAATGAAGTTCAAAGGACAGGTATATATACTGAAACAG ACGTTACTCTGCCATCTGGCTTGACAGTGGCCACATGCACTGAGTGTGGGGGTAGTGGAGTGGTAAGAGAGACTGGAAACCAAGCACTGAATAGACAAAGCCCAATGCCATCTCACTTCAGTCAAATTTATCACGAATTGTCTGTCATATATCAGAAACTACAG CAAGAAAATCTAACTCAGCAAGAATATTCTTTAAAACTTGAACAACGAGAACGCTTCTTAGCTGAACGAGAAGCCTTGCTTTGGaaacatgaagctgctttgaCTAAAATACGAGGAGTTGAGGAGGAAGTCCATGCAAAACTTCAAATTATAAAGGAG CAACATGAAGCAGCAATTCAACAGTTGTCTGAAGCCTTGaaggaaaaaacaaaggaaaacaagagGCTCAAATCATCATTTGACACTTTAAAGGAATTGAatgactctttaaaaaaacag TTAAGTGATGTAAGTGACCAAAATAAGAAGATAGAAGCCCAGTCTCGCAAAGTTCAAGCTCGTTTGGAGAATATGCAG AGAAAGCATGAATTTTTAATAATACAGAAGTCTAAAGAAACTTCTCATGCAGCCCAGGAACATAAACCTACCAGGCCAGAAAAAGTGACAGCAATGTCAAAAAATTGTAAG GTGCCACTTAATGTACACATCTACGATCTTTTGAGTGTGTTAATGGACTGGATCTCAGATCAACACCTCAGTAAGCTGATCTATGAAGATGAGAAAGAAAACATTTGTAAGCCAGCAGGCACACTTCCTTCCAACAGAAGCTACACACAGGAAAAATGCATCAAG ATCTTACCTCTAGTTGCTGAGCAGCTTCAGTGGATGCCCTTTGTGAATCCTAACTTGCACATGCATGtagttaaatttatttattgGGCTATCAGGCAATTAGATGGTGGGACACAG TATACAACAATGATATCAACAATGAGAAGATTGGGTGAGGACTTGTTCAAAGGCATTTCACCAAAAGGAAGTCAATATGTTTCTTCTGAACATGCTGCTGATCTTAAACTTAAAACAGCAACTTTCTTTAAGAGTGGAAGTTTACCATTAAGAGTTGTGTCAACTTTTATTATAATCAAAACAGTGACGCAGG CTGATTACTTGGCTCAAGCCTTTGACACACTTTGCATGGATCTGAAGACAGATGAAGGAAAGGCCTTGTTTCTGGACTATCAAGCAGTACCTATTATACTGAGCCACATAAAAATATCAAGTAAAGGTCTGCTCTCCAATGCCATTGACAGTTTACTGCAGATGACAACAGAATCCA GGTTTCTGCACCTGTTCCTAGAAGCGTGCAGCAATGAGTCCTTTTTCCGTACTTGTTCAGTGCTACTTCGAAACTCTAAATTAGATATACAGGTTCTGGAAAAACTCAGCATTCTCCTGCAAAAGCTCTCAAAAATTAA GAGGAATAAGAAGATGTTTGAACTGTTTACTATTCACCTGATGATTCAAGAACTACAGAGGACAGCCCATCCCAAGCATGCTTTTTTATGCATTAACCTCAACTCTATTCTCTTTAATTTGGGTTTGACAAAAGGCAACCCTCTTGCCAACAGTCTAAATACAAGTCAGTAA